The following coding sequences are from one Novosphingobium sp. Gsoil 351 window:
- a CDS encoding DMT family transporter has protein sequence MKLTHPLAPVIVAIVAIALLSVMDGAMKGASLALGAYSAMLWRALMSSAITMPLWLGARTPWPKPAVMRVHLFRGVIVAVMALLFFHSLTLLPLAQAIAISFFAPLISLYLAAVMLGEKIAPSAILASLIGLAGVAVICWPELTVERTPKRIEGIAAVLASAVLYALNLVFARRQALIAKPREIAFFQNAIGGAVLICFAPWFLRSPSGALTWVAVSSLLSIGAALLLAWAYARAEAQVLVPMEYSAFGWAAAVGWLAFHEPVSTTTLAGVALIVAACLVAARGTPPEPVAA, from the coding sequence ATGAAACTCACCCACCCCCTCGCCCCGGTCATCGTCGCGATCGTCGCGATCGCGCTGTTGAGCGTGATGGACGGGGCGATGAAGGGCGCGAGCCTGGCGCTGGGCGCCTACTCCGCGATGCTCTGGCGGGCGCTGATGAGCAGCGCGATCACCATGCCGCTGTGGCTGGGCGCGCGCACGCCGTGGCCCAAACCCGCGGTGATGCGCGTCCACCTGTTCCGCGGGGTGATCGTCGCGGTGATGGCATTGCTGTTCTTCCACTCGCTGACCCTGCTGCCGCTGGCTCAGGCCATCGCGATCTCGTTCTTTGCGCCGCTGATCTCGCTCTATCTCGCCGCGGTGATGCTGGGTGAGAAAATCGCCCCTTCCGCAATTCTTGCCTCGCTGATCGGGCTGGCCGGAGTGGCGGTCATCTGCTGGCCCGAGCTGACCGTGGAGCGCACCCCGAAGCGGATCGAAGGGATCGCCGCGGTGCTCGCCTCGGCGGTGCTCTATGCCCTCAATCTCGTCTTCGCGCGGCGCCAGGCGCTGATCGCCAAGCCGCGCGAGATCGCCTTCTTCCAGAACGCGATCGGCGGCGCGGTGCTCATTTGCTTCGCGCCATGGTTCCTGCGCTCGCCATCCGGGGCGCTGACCTGGGTGGCGGTGTCCTCGCTGCTCAGCATCGGTGCCGCGCTGCTGCTCGCGTGGGCTTATGCCCGCGCCGAAGCGCAAGTGCTGGTGCCGATGGAGTATAGCGCGTTCGGCTGGGCCGCCGCGGTCGGCTGGCTGGCATTTCACGAGCCGGTCTCGACAACCACATTGGCCGGAGTGGCGCTGATCGTCGCCGCCTGTCTGGTCGCGGCGCGAGGCACCCCGCCCGAGCCGGTCGCCGCCTGA